Within the Legionella pneumophila subsp. pneumophila str. Philadelphia 1 genome, the region GAATGATTTCGTTTAATGGCAAATCCAAACCGTAGTATAAATAAATGGCGTGTAAGCTGGTTGGTCCGCAAGTTTCGTCATCAGGTTGAGTTTGTATTATTAGGTCAATCATAGGCAAATCCTTGCGGTAAAAATAGCGCCATCATGATTTAAAATTAGACATGAGTGGCTTCTTTGTCAAATGGTGTAATCAATTCAATAATAAGTGATTTTAGAAGACTGATAATCATGTGATATTTAAGAAAATGAGATTGAAAAAACAATTTTCATTTGTAGGCTTAATATTTGTATAATAATCGAACGCTGTTATTTTATAACTTTTAAAGAGAGTTCAAGGATAAAATCAGCAATTTCTTCTGGATGGGTCAAATAATTGATATAAGCTTTGATATGAATTGGTTTATTAATTCGTTCACCGGATTTTTTTGATTCTTCTATCATTTTTTTAACTACATCCCCTTCTGTGCATATAAAATAAACATCGGATTCAGGTCTACGCAGAAACTGGGCTTGAAAAGATTTAAATGCCAGGGATACTTTACATTTCGCTTGTTTAGCATGATAAAAACCATGTAATCCTCCAGCTATATCCGCACCAACTGCCAAGGCACCAAAATACATGGAATGCAGATGATTGCGGCTGCGTCTTGTCAATGGCAGTCGCACAACAATTTCATTATCGGTAAGCTGAATTAACTTAGGCTTTAAATAACCAATCAAGGCTACTTTAAAGTGGCTAAAAAACCATAAAAAGAATTTAAATTGGGTTAATGGACTCATGTATTTTCCTGAATTTCCAAATTGGTAACGATTTTTTTGACGCCAGGTATCTCATTTACGCGTTTAATGATGGCAGCAATGGAGCGCGCACTTTTTACATGCCCAGACAAGGTGACCTCGCCATTCGTTGTGCTGGCATTGATTCCAACCAATGGTATTGATTCATCATCCAGAATTTTGGCTTTTAGAACAGCAGTTTCAACTTCTGCCGTGATGAAGGCATCTGTGAAAGCGGTATTGACTTTCTTTATGTGGAGCTCTTTGGCATGAACCGCCTTGACACCTTTCGTGTTTTTGGCGATCTGCAAGGCATCTATGAAAGCCTGTTTATCAGGAGCATAGCCACTTAGAGTCACGATTCCCTTTTCTGTGTCAATTGAAATTTTTAATGGATTCAAGTGCCTGCTTTCGGCAAACTTTGCAGTAATTTTGGCAGTAATCACTGAATCACTTACTTCTTGTTCTATTTCCCGTAGATTGCTGGCATAAAATGTACTTGTAACAAAAATTAATGCAGTAGCCAAAATAAAATGCATACACTTAGGCATGGTTGTGTCCTCCAGTTGTTGCTTTTATCAGGACTTACGAAAAACCCCAATCTCTTTGTTAAAAAATGTTTTTAATTAGGTCATTTAGTGTATCTAAACTCTCTCATTAAAAAAATTTTTTGCCTCGACCTTGGGGTTTTTCGTAAGTCCTGTTTATATTGAAGCAGAATTTAAAGCGAGAGTATACCTTTCATGTTGATGATTCCATGTGGTCATGGAGACAATCCATATTTCAGGTGATTCCTGTTTAATTTGTAATTATAATGCATTGAGCAATATACTTAAGCTTTGAACTATGTATGGAGAGCCTGCAGCCCCAGATCGTCCCAGGATGGTTAAGGTAAAAGTCAGTTTGGTATTCAGTTCATCAATGGCTACGGATTGTCTGATAATCCAATAACTCATACCCGAATAAAGACCTGTTGAGAGAATTTGGGTGTCGGGCAGTAAAACCGGATGAAGTGTTAGTTGTTTTTCGCGTATGCTTTGCATATTACCCCCTAAAAATCCGGTTATTCCACTCCAGGCATTAAGTGAGTAATTTTTGCGAACAGCGACAAAATCTTGTGGCTTTGAAGTATAGCTGACAGATAAAGTATCCATAAGGGTTTGTTGAGCCCATTGAATCACTCGGGTATTACCATTGATAGCATAGAGAGCAGATGAGTTGATTGAAAATACCACAATGAAAAGCAAGTTTTTTATTAGTGATTTCATATTAAAATCCCTATT harbors:
- a CDS encoding PaaI family thioesterase, with the translated sequence MSPLTQFKFFLWFFSHFKVALIGYLKPKLIQLTDNEIVVRLPLTRRSRNHLHSMYFGALAVGADIAGGLHGFYHAKQAKCKVSLAFKSFQAQFLRRPESDVYFICTEGDVVKKMIEESKKSGERINKPIHIKAYINYLTHPEEIADFILELSLKVIK
- a CDS encoding BON domain-containing protein — protein: MPKCMHFILATALIFVTSTFYASNLREIEQEVSDSVITAKITAKFAESRHLNPLKISIDTEKGIVTLSGYAPDKQAFIDALQIAKNTKGVKAVHAKELHIKKVNTAFTDAFITAEVETAVLKAKILDDESIPLVGINASTTNGEVTLSGHVKSARSIAAIIKRVNEIPGVKKIVTNLEIQENT